In Parus major isolate Abel chromosome 3, Parus_major1.1, whole genome shotgun sequence, the following are encoded in one genomic region:
- the CCDC85A gene encoding coiled-coil domain-containing protein 85A isoform X3 produces MWSSVEGGDSWPVPQKGSAVWGQKRSPSLPPAQRWSWGHPAGSGLALSPGGGGGAAPGARGGSASSPGCRTTTMSKVAAESCGAAPAEDLSKVSDEELLKWSKEELIRSLRRAEAEKMSAMLDHSNLIREVNRRLQLHLGEIRGLKDINQKLQEDNQELRDLCCFLDDDRQKGKRVSREWQRLGRYSASVMHKEVALYLQKLKELEVRQEEVVKENLELKELCVLLDEEKSGGAGSRSSIDSQISLCQLTATSAYIRDVGDGSSTSSTGSTDSPDHHKHHPSTSPEHLQKPRGEGSPEHQKHRSISPEHLQKPRGSGSPDHHLKGPSPEHHKTIVKVPEQQKHSSSSPETIPKHVLSSSPEHFQKQRPGGSPEHQKHSGGSPDHLQKHTPSGSTEHLHKVRGTSPEHLKQHYGGSPEHLKHLSGGSREGTLRRQVTDELSPHHRSLYNGMNGCVEETWRCCRVVPWN; encoded by the exons gatCCGCTGTCTGGGGCCAGAAGAGGTCTCCCTCGTTACCCCCGGCCCAGCGCTGGAGCTGGGGGCACCCCGCGGGCTCCGGGCTCGCCCTTTcccccggcggcggcggcggggcggccccgggagCGCGGGGAGGCTCCGCGAGTTCCCCGGGCTGCCGGACCACCACCATGTCCAAAGTGGCGGCGGAAAGTTGCGGGGCAGCGCCGGCCGAGGACTTGTCCAAGGTGTCGGACGAGGAGCTGCTCAAGTGGAGCAAGGAGGAGCTGATCCGCAGCCTCCGCCGCGCCGAGGCCGAGAAGATGAGCGCGATGCTGGACCACAGCAACCTCATCCGCGAGGTGAACCGCCGACTCCAGCTCCACCTCGGCGAGATCCGCGGCTTGAAG gacATCAACCAGAAGCTGCAGGAAGATAACCAGGAGCTGAGGGACCTTTGCTGCTTCCTGGACGACGACCGACAGAAGGGCAAGAGGGTGTCCCGTGAGTGGCAGAGGCTGGGCAGGTACAGCGCCAGTGTCATGCACAAGGAGGTGGCCTTATACCTGCAGAAGCTGAAAGAGCTGGAAGTGAGGCAGGAAGAAGTGGTTAAGGAGAACCTGGAGCTGAAGGAGTTGTGTGTGTTGCTGGATGAGGAGAAGAGTGGAGGAGCAGGCAGCCGGAGCTCTATCGACAGCCAGAtcagcctgtgccagctgaCTGCCACCAGCGCGTACATCAGAGATGttggggatggcagcagcacttccagcacgGGCAGCACAGACAGCCCAGATCATCACAAACACCACCCAAGCACCAGTCCAGAGCACCTGCAAAAACCTCGGGGGGAAGGAAGCCCTGAGCATCAGAAACACAGGAGTATCAGTCCAGAGCACCTGCAGAAGCCCAGGGGTTCTGGCAGTCCTGATCATCACCTGAAAGGGCCGAGCCCTGAGCATCACAAAACCATTGTCAAAGTACCTGAACaacaaaagcacagcagcagcagtccagAAACTATCCCAAAGCACGTTTTGAGTAGTAGCCCTGAACACTTTCAAAAGCAGAGGCCTGGTGGTAGCCCTGAGCATCAAAAGCACAGCGGTGGCAGCCCAGATCACCTTCAAAAGCACACTCCCAGTGGAAGTACAGAGCACCTGCACAAGGTGAGGGGTACGAGCCCAGAGCATCTCAAACAACATTATGGAGGGAGCCCAGAGCACCTCAAACACCTCAGCGGAGGCAGCAGAGAAGGTACCCTCAGGAGACAAGTGACAGATGAGCTGTCCCCTCACCACAGGAGCTTGTACAACGGAATGAATG
- the CCDC85A gene encoding coiled-coil domain-containing protein 85A isoform X4: MWSSVEGGDSWPVPQKGSAVWGQKRSPSLPPAQRWSWGHPAGSGLALSPGGGGGAAPGARGGSASSPGCRTTTMSKVAAESCGAAPAEDLSKVSDEELLKWSKEELIRSLRRAEAEKMSAMLDHSNLIREVNRRLQLHLGEIRGLKDINQKLQEDNQELRDLCCFLDDDRQKGKRVSREWQRLGRYSASVMHKEVALYLQKLKELEVRQEEVVKENLELKELCVLLDEEKSGGAGSRSSIDSQISLCQLTATSAYIRDVGDGSSTSSTGSTDSPDHHKHHPSTSPEHLQKPRGEGSPEHQKHRSISPEHLQKPRGSGSPDHHLKGPSPEHHKTIVKVPEQQKHSSSSPETIPKHVLSSSPEHFQKQRPGGSPEHQKHSGGSPDHLQKHTPSGSTEHLHKVRGTSPEHLKQHYGGSPEHLKHLSGGSREGTLRRQVTDELSPHHRSLYNGMNAPASCENLP, from the exons gatCCGCTGTCTGGGGCCAGAAGAGGTCTCCCTCGTTACCCCCGGCCCAGCGCTGGAGCTGGGGGCACCCCGCGGGCTCCGGGCTCGCCCTTTcccccggcggcggcggcggggcggccccgggagCGCGGGGAGGCTCCGCGAGTTCCCCGGGCTGCCGGACCACCACCATGTCCAAAGTGGCGGCGGAAAGTTGCGGGGCAGCGCCGGCCGAGGACTTGTCCAAGGTGTCGGACGAGGAGCTGCTCAAGTGGAGCAAGGAGGAGCTGATCCGCAGCCTCCGCCGCGCCGAGGCCGAGAAGATGAGCGCGATGCTGGACCACAGCAACCTCATCCGCGAGGTGAACCGCCGACTCCAGCTCCACCTCGGCGAGATCCGCGGCTTGAAG gacATCAACCAGAAGCTGCAGGAAGATAACCAGGAGCTGAGGGACCTTTGCTGCTTCCTGGACGACGACCGACAGAAGGGCAAGAGGGTGTCCCGTGAGTGGCAGAGGCTGGGCAGGTACAGCGCCAGTGTCATGCACAAGGAGGTGGCCTTATACCTGCAGAAGCTGAAAGAGCTGGAAGTGAGGCAGGAAGAAGTGGTTAAGGAGAACCTGGAGCTGAAGGAGTTGTGTGTGTTGCTGGATGAGGAGAAGAGTGGAGGAGCAGGCAGCCGGAGCTCTATCGACAGCCAGAtcagcctgtgccagctgaCTGCCACCAGCGCGTACATCAGAGATGttggggatggcagcagcacttccagcacgGGCAGCACAGACAGCCCAGATCATCACAAACACCACCCAAGCACCAGTCCAGAGCACCTGCAAAAACCTCGGGGGGAAGGAAGCCCTGAGCATCAGAAACACAGGAGTATCAGTCCAGAGCACCTGCAGAAGCCCAGGGGTTCTGGCAGTCCTGATCATCACCTGAAAGGGCCGAGCCCTGAGCATCACAAAACCATTGTCAAAGTACCTGAACaacaaaagcacagcagcagcagtccagAAACTATCCCAAAGCACGTTTTGAGTAGTAGCCCTGAACACTTTCAAAAGCAGAGGCCTGGTGGTAGCCCTGAGCATCAAAAGCACAGCGGTGGCAGCCCAGATCACCTTCAAAAGCACACTCCCAGTGGAAGTACAGAGCACCTGCACAAGGTGAGGGGTACGAGCCCAGAGCATCTCAAACAACATTATGGAGGGAGCCCAGAGCACCTCAAACACCTCAGCGGAGGCAGCAGAGAAGGTACCCTCAGGAGACAAGTGACAGATGAGCTGTCCCCTCACCACAGGAGCTTGTACAACGGAATGAATG CTCCTGCGAGCTGTGAAAATTTGCCTTGA